A region of Ochotona princeps isolate mOchPri1 chromosome 2, mOchPri1.hap1, whole genome shotgun sequence DNA encodes the following proteins:
- the LOC101519443 gene encoding histone H2A type 2-C: MSGRGKQGGKARAKAKSRSSRAGLQFPVGRVHRLLRKGNYAERVGAGAPVYMAAVLEYLTAEILELAGNAARDNKKTRIIPRHLQLAIRNDEELNKLLGKVTIAQGGVLPNIQAVLLPKKTESHKAKSK; this comes from the coding sequence ATGTCAGGCCGCGGCAAGCAAGGGGGCAAGGCCCGCGCCAAGGCCAAGTCGCGGTCGTCGCGCGCCGGGCTGCAGTTCCCGGTGGGCCGTGTGCACCGGCTGCTGCGCAAGGGCAACTACGCGGAGCGCGTGGGCGCGGGCGCGCCGGTGTACATGGCGGCGGTGCTCGAGTACCTGACGGCCGAGATCCTGGAGCTGGCGGGCAACGCGGCGCGCGACAACAAGAAGACGCGCATCATCCCGCGCCACCTGCAGCTGGCCATCCGCAACGACGAGGAACTCAACAAGCTGCTGGGCAAGGTGACGATCGCGCAGGGCGGCGTGCTGCCCAACATCCAGGCCGTGCTGCTGCCCAAGAAGACCGAAAGCCATAAAGCGAAAAGCAAATAA
- the LOC101519693 gene encoding histone H2A type 2-B: MSGRGKQGGKARAKAKSRSSRAGLQFPVGRVHRLLRKGNYAERVGAGAPVYMAAVLEYLTAEILELAGNAARDNKKTRIIPRHLQLAVRNDEELNKLLGGVTIAQGGVLPNIQAVLLPKKTESHKPGKNK; this comes from the coding sequence ATGTCAGGCCGCGGCAAGCAAGGGGGCAAGGCCCGCGCCAAGGCCAAGTCGCGGTCGTCGCGCGCCGGGCTGCAGTTCCCGGTGGGCCGTGTGCACCGGCTGCTGCGCAAGGGCAACTACGCGGAGCGCGTGGGCGCGGGCGCGCCGGTGTACATGGCGGCGGTGCTCGAGTACCTGACGGCCGAGATCCTGGAGCTGGCGGGCAACGCGGCGCGCGACAACAAGAAGACGCGCATCATCCCGCGCCACCTGCAACTCGCCGTGAGGAACGACGAGGAACTCAACAAGTTACTCGGGGGTGTCACCATCGCGCAGGGTGGCGTGCTGCCCAACATCCAGGCTGTGCTGCTGCCCAAGAAAACTGAGAGTCACAAGCCTGGCAAGAACAAGTGA